A region from the Pirellulaceae bacterium genome encodes:
- a CDS encoding prepilin-type N-terminal cleavage/methylation domain-containing protein — MISHVDDRKSWRHRGFTLLELIIATVLMSVLMVVTWNLLDIYRNQFERNQVRVERWQLLRSLTDQLSRDLRSCNVRSDSRAAAEIKEGSGDEFGGEDALAFSQAVNWQSEEISSLGELGEVSTDWSRAVVGLEGTATSLVLDLTVPAASNRPFRGVDLNRPPMSDFVRRVVYQFQSPGSALRAGYPPGLVRCEWKAEELLALSMRSLAESNLYDMLRKLRVPGIPFDENAFQQMRADDDREMPTDVPDESLEQAIAADFQQRVDYVPELKLFRLRYFDGRSWTHSWSAEQQKALPVAVELKMELLDPFWLQPAPVETNDPTEQATRLLAEEEPPEEEIDDERLRSSQLEPPQGFRRLIYLRSPTGLRDFDQTEASGEFSSATSSFSSGSAAGRTNGAVP; from the coding sequence ATGATCTCCCACGTTGATGATCGCAAATCTTGGAGACACCGCGGTTTCACTCTGTTGGAACTGATCATCGCGACCGTGTTGATGTCGGTCCTGATGGTGGTGACTTGGAACCTGTTGGACATTTACCGCAATCAGTTTGAGCGTAATCAGGTACGCGTCGAACGCTGGCAACTCCTCAGATCCCTGACAGATCAACTGTCACGCGATCTGCGATCTTGTAACGTACGATCTGATTCTCGAGCAGCCGCAGAGATCAAAGAGGGTAGCGGTGACGAATTTGGGGGTGAAGATGCATTGGCTTTTAGTCAAGCCGTCAATTGGCAATCAGAAGAGATTTCTTCGCTCGGCGAGTTGGGGGAAGTCTCAACGGATTGGTCGCGTGCTGTCGTTGGACTCGAGGGTACCGCGACATCTCTGGTACTCGATTTAACCGTCCCCGCTGCGTCAAATCGTCCGTTTCGCGGTGTGGATCTCAATCGACCACCGATGTCGGATTTTGTGCGGCGGGTGGTCTATCAATTTCAGTCACCAGGAAGCGCGCTGCGGGCAGGATATCCACCAGGACTCGTGCGGTGTGAGTGGAAGGCGGAAGAACTGTTGGCCCTCTCGATGAGGTCGCTGGCTGAATCCAATTTGTACGACATGTTGCGTAAGCTGCGGGTGCCCGGTATCCCTTTCGACGAAAACGCGTTCCAGCAAATGCGTGCTGACGATGATCGAGAAATGCCAACCGATGTTCCTGATGAATCGCTCGAGCAGGCCATTGCTGCAGATTTTCAGCAGCGAGTCGATTATGTGCCGGAGTTGAAATTGTTTCGCTTACGTTATTTTGACGGGCGGAGTTGGACCCATTCGTGGAGTGCCGAACAACAAAAGGCTTTGCCGGTGGCCGTCGAGCTTAAAATGGAGCTGCTAGATCCATTTTGGTTGCAACCGGCTCCAGTGGAGACCAACGATCCAACTGAACAAGCGACCAGGTTGTTGGCCGAAGAGGAGCCACCGGAGGAGGAAATCGACGACGAACGCTTACGGTCTTCACAATTAGAGCCCCCCCAAGGCTTTCGTCGACTGATCTATTTGCGATCACCGACCGGCCTGCGTGATTTTGACCAGACCGAGGCGAGTGGAGAATTCTCTTCGGCTACATCGAGCTTTTCGTCCGGTTCCGCGGCAGGAAGAACCAATGGAGCCGTCCCATGA
- a CDS encoding prepilin-type N-terminal cleavage/methylation domain-containing protein: protein MSNRNGLSLIEVMIAMTILVGSAAVLSQLIDVGQRHATRAVEISEAQAICQNLMVEILAGTRVWEESRPQAVDPFVPWDFSVQIEPLEIGDLVAVTVTVTEQQDLFQLPPQTGSPTSVNSREYRLVRWVRRPLGEERSKDAAGFPFDTGDWQNDLPR from the coding sequence ATGAGCAACAGGAACGGGCTCTCGTTAATCGAAGTGATGATCGCAATGACGATTCTCGTTGGAAGCGCGGCTGTCTTATCGCAATTGATTGATGTGGGCCAGCGGCATGCGACTCGTGCGGTTGAAATCTCAGAGGCTCAAGCAATTTGCCAAAATCTAATGGTGGAAATACTGGCCGGAACCCGTGTCTGGGAGGAGTCGCGTCCGCAAGCTGTGGATCCGTTTGTGCCCTGGGATTTCTCTGTCCAGATCGAACCGTTAGAGATTGGGGATCTGGTGGCAGTGACCGTGACTGTGACCGAGCAACAAGATTTGTTTCAGTTGCCGCCGCAAACCGGTTCGCCGACCTCGGTGAATTCACGGGAGTATCGGCTTGTGCGTTGGGTGCGACGTCCGCTTGGCGAAGAACGATCCAAGGATGCGGCTGGATTTCCCTTCGACACAGGTGATTGGCAAAATGATCTCCCACGTTGA
- a CDS encoding type II secretion system protein — protein sequence MLELVIVLAIIGTLATLSFPVLMRPLAKSDVQQAAQDLTRLVLNARIRSMETGTEHRLRWRPGTSEYELTEVVDRASRRTEASKNSNLSPYRSATQKPLPASTQEKGLRPKDRDPPMRRPYRVAQRLANNVVFALDVIPGMKDSVRRDPSAASRGVVDLDRGKRSRLMVDSAQRRDSLQPATVAAHGRSLPGHHHLPWSKSISFFPDGRTSTMTWTLRSPDAYLADVMLRGLTGTVQVSSVRQAEWLLPEGDGSSLAPSSSAVSQPTDGINGAPVRRESTDRQGRVTR from the coding sequence ATGCTCGAATTGGTCATTGTGCTGGCCATCATTGGAACCCTGGCGACCTTGTCATTTCCCGTGTTGATGCGACCGCTGGCAAAGAGTGACGTCCAGCAAGCTGCCCAAGATCTAACTCGTTTGGTGCTCAATGCACGGATTCGGTCCATGGAAACCGGCACCGAGCATCGTTTGCGTTGGCGTCCTGGCACGAGTGAATACGAACTGACAGAGGTTGTTGACCGGGCGAGTCGTCGCACCGAAGCGTCGAAAAATAGTAATCTTTCTCCATATCGTTCGGCTACTCAAAAGCCTCTGCCCGCATCGACGCAAGAGAAGGGTCTTCGTCCCAAAGATCGTGACCCACCGATGCGTCGTCCTTATCGTGTTGCCCAACGACTAGCGAATAACGTTGTTTTTGCCTTGGATGTAATTCCTGGGATGAAAGATTCCGTCCGGCGCGATCCGAGCGCGGCTTCCAGAGGGGTGGTCGATTTAGATCGGGGAAAAAGGTCGAGGCTGATGGTGGATTCAGCCCAACGCCGCGATTCACTGCAGCCAGCAACTGTTGCAGCCCATGGTCGCTCGCTGCCAGGCCATCACCATTTGCCTTGGTCTAAGTCGATATCATTTTTTCCCGATGGTCGCACGTCGACGATGACTTGGACCTTGCGCTCCCCCGATGCGTACTTGGCCGATGTCATGTTGCGAGGTCTGACGGGGACGGTGCAAGTTAGTAGTGTGCGTCAAGCTGAATGGTTGCTCCCAGAAGGTGACGGGTCGTCTCTTGCGCCTTCCTCCTCTGCCGTTTCGCAACCGACCGATGGAATTAACGGGGCGCCAGTTCGTCGCGAATCGACGGACCGCCAAGGCCGGGTGACGCGATGA
- the gspG gene encoding type II secretion system major pseudopilin GspG, whose amino-acid sequence MNRRRNRVGFTLVEIMIVLAILVLLVAMVGPRLLKTQEKADAKITQTQIDGLGQALDFYKVDHRFHPTTEEGLTALISKPADENRSRNWAGPYLEDRSVPLDPWGNAYRYEFPGSRSGDGEPNIWSIGPDAKDNTADDIVSWTKSANGDEKKNNQDPAASK is encoded by the coding sequence ATGAATCGTCGAAGAAATCGAGTAGGTTTTACTCTTGTGGAAATCATGATCGTATTGGCAATCCTCGTGTTGTTGGTTGCGATGGTTGGGCCTCGTCTCTTGAAGACCCAGGAAAAGGCCGATGCGAAAATTACGCAAACGCAGATCGACGGGTTGGGACAGGCACTCGATTTCTACAAGGTCGATCACCGCTTCCACCCGACAACAGAAGAGGGACTAACCGCGTTGATCAGCAAGCCAGCTGATGAGAATCGATCCCGCAATTGGGCCGGGCCGTACCTGGAAGATAGATCAGTCCCCTTAGATCCTTGGGGTAACGCCTACCGCTATGAATTTCCTGGTAGCCGCAGTGGAGACGGTGAGCCGAATATTTGGTCGATCGGACCGGACGCCAAAGATAACACGGCCGATGACATTGTGAGCTGGACGAAGTCGGCGAACGGAGATGAAAAAAAGAATAATCAAGATCCTGCAGCCAGCAAGTAA